The genomic stretch ATAATCCAAATTGTGAAACTGCCGTGCCTTGCTACGTCAGTTGGCTATACTACCAAGTTGCTCTTCGGGCTATTAACAATGCAGCTACTTCACAAAGCAGCGGTCTAGAAAACCCGGCTGGAGCCTTGGCTACAaccaataataataatggctaacgtaatccacgggcgagcggccatcccgggcaAGCagccaccacaccagaattctacgcacctcctagaaatAAAGCTATTTAAAATAccaaaaaatatatatttctataaaaaatttaaatagtctaATAATTAAAACActaaataattttatattctAGTATATTATAGCTAGAACACcttaataaaatatatatacgctggctttctactAGAGTGCCTATATCTACTAAAACAATAGTTATAGACTCTATAatagaatttctgccttaTATAAGTTTCTAAGCTTCTTAAACTAAAGCGCCTAATTTTATAGATAGCTATCTAGTAaagcgctttttctttttaaatatttttttatacgcggcgcgtagttctctAGCTTTCTACTTTataatagtagctttatttaaagcttATTTATAATCTTTAAAAAGCTGCTTTATTATAATCTTAGTAGACAAATTAAAGCTCTTTATATAagctctaagcagcttcttcaatatAGTTCCCTATTTTTATAGTTACTTTAGATTATAAAATgttttaaatattaaattagtAGATCTACTACTAGATCTACTATCTAGAGATATTACTTCTagctaaatattcagctaaAATAATACACGCttagaattaaaaaaaataaaactagTAGCTAAAAAACCGCTATAGATATTactaataatatatatctaagcTCTCGCCTAAGAAAAGACTTCAAGAAAATTAAGTTTATCAATATAGTTAAAGCCTAatcttattttattcttaACTAGCTATCTATACACGCGTTTTAAAAGGCTAAAGCaatctatattaaataaCTAAAGTAGAtaagataaatatatagatatatagagtagtataatattattttaactatatatattattaaacTGAGATATTAAATAACTACCATAACTATTAAATATTAAAAGCTAATATTAACTAACTATATAGTCAGTAGTAAAAGATATAAATAACTACTACAGCCAACGTAAACCTATCTTATTAATAGTTCAGCTATTTACACTCGTTTCTATATATTAGTCTAATAGTAGACCTATCTCATACCAGCCCTTAATATAGACTTTAtctttaaaaataaaataaaatagaagagaccccctagagctaatatacttaataaaaataatctattcCCAGTTCTTTAGctatagaaaaaaagatctATTAATTAACTTAGCTTAAGTAACTACtttaataatagatatcAAGTCTATTACAAAGCCagttttattaaaattataaatatcGTCCAGttaaatactatactatattataataatttataCACGCTTAAACCATTTATATAAAAGCTTAGAATCCTTATATTTAGCGTACTAATAATTATAGTAAcaaaaaaattaaatttttaatttcttaCAgtatttaataaaagtatatacccagtttttattaatagtagTAGAAATATTACTAAAACCACactttaaaaataaaatattaattatttctTATATATAAGTAAATTAAGAAGATACTCTACGCTAATCTAGTAATAGAATCTAGTATACCAGTAAATTCTTCttattttaaattaatttatagCTATTAGCACGCGTTTCGGCTTAAAAAGTATAGCTATTTAGACATCTCTAAaaaatagtatatagaatattatagatacaTACTACTTTAGCTATAGTATgaatttcttattttttaataACTAAAATTACTAGTAGAATTCTATCTTCTTATttaatagaatcttttagctttctaGCTACTTTTAGTAGTATAGTTAATAGttaaaatatatagattcttcaagcgtggttaAAATTAATTAACATAGCCACTCacccgggatggccgctcgcccgtggattatGTTACTTAACCTTTCTATATcttaataataataacgTATTAGATATAGGTACAGTAACACTGGCATCAGGTTCGAATGGGTCCCTGAACCCTGTGTTGTACTCGTGAGGGATACAGCTTAGCTTCCTGCCTAAGCTTTGGCAGGATCCTTATCTAGCTATGTTGGACGACCATTTAGCCGAGCGTTCACCCAACGTTTAGGCGGGATGTACAACTGGCGTTTGATAAGTCCAAGGGAGTGATTAATCAATTAGGGAAACGTGAACATGGCGACATAACTAGAAGGACAAACCATAGATGCTATACCAGGCTCCAATAAAGGTCGAACAGTCGAATCCTTCGATCAGTTCGGCTCTGTAGTAATATTATATTAACACTATTATATTTCACTTTGACATAGATTCGCTTCCGATGAATATGATACTTCTTTTGACCGGCCAAATGCCATACTATGATACGCACGCAAACAGAACCTCACCTGGGAAACCAAAAGGTCACGGTCATTTAATTACATGGCGTAAAACCTGACCTGAGCTTCTTCATCACCTAATTTATggatcgtcatcgtctgcatTTCTAGTGAACTGATTTGCTGAAGTGCTAGTCTGTACTCGAGCCGAGACCTGCGGGACCTAAATACACGCAAACCCACCAGCAGCTGTACAACTGAAGCTCACACCGTCCTGGAATCTGCCATGGCCAAGTAGGAAGGCAATACCGTTGTCCGGTCCACTATATTTGGGAATAACCCCATATCGCTGATTTGACTAGTGGTACATGTGCGTGGTATATCAAGCAGGTATGACTCACGGAAATAAGAAGGATCGAATGGCGGCTATCCTGATTGATAAATACTTTTCCGTACTATTGAATCTTAGAGATAGAGTATGTCATGTATGAATGTGTGGCTGTGGAGATAAGACAAGTGACTGATAGCAACCCGGAAAACCCAATAGATCCACTCTAACCatccccttttctctcccctcgGGGGTTAAGACACTACTCCAGGCTGCGTCTCTCTAGGTCCTTACTAGGCTCGGGCACCCGAGAGGCCCGGGGAGATTCGGGGGGATAAGCAGAACACTGGCAGTGTCGGTTCTTACATACACGCTCGTCTCAGGGCCGGAGTAAGCTGCACGCCCTCCTTTCCCACGAGTATGACACCGTCGACACCTTGCGTCCATAATCAAGGTCTACAAGAAAACCCAAACAGCTAAACGAATTGGTAGAATGCAACAGGGACAATCTTTTTCGCCAAGAGAGTAACTCAGTATAGTTGAACCGAGCATGGCTACTGTTGTTCTTGTTACGGGTGCTAGTAAGGGCCAGTAATAGATCCCTATGGTACATAAGTTATACTCAAGCACTAATGTTGAATGAAGGTATTGGAAGGGAAGGGTGTCTCACTGCACTATCGATCCCTCATCTCGATAGGGCTTCTATTAAGCCGCGAGCTGGACCTCCACCGCATAGACCATTAGTCCAATGCGGTCTCTGCACACACTATCGAAGCCGAGATGGGTCGTCGGGTGTGGTGGTACTTGATAGTGACCGACTGGTATGTCTTTGGTAAACTCGTTCTCAAAGCAACTAGGGAATACTAATAGTTTGAGCCAGGCTGTTGGCCGTGAGGTATGGCGGTCCAGGCGAGGGCATGTACCAGGCCAACCCGCGTCAAATGATAGTGAAGAAGCCGCGCAACATCACGTAGACTTACTCGATGCCGGACTTCACCTAGACTCACCCATCTCCCAACCGACTGAGATGTCTTACTTCCTCCAACGGCTTCGTCTTGCAGAGATTCCGCGCGGCATCGTCGACCACACCCCTATGGCTGTGACGAGCGCAGGCGGGGCGAGTTACTACACTCATGTCACAGCCATAGATTTCGAGCTCGACCAGATGATCCACGACATCCCATCCTTCTTCCACCTCGATACCTACAAGTGCAGCTCCGACTCAACAACAAGTGGCATCTTTATTCAAGCCTACTTACCCAGCTCGGTGATCCACACCCAGCGCTGTAAATTGTACCTCACGTATTCACGTATCTTACATCCGGACCGAACAACAACCTGGCCTACACGTCCTCACGAGACATGTCTCAAATCCGCGCGACAACTCATCCGCGCTGAAGCACAGCTCGAGCGCGCCCAGCACCCCTTCGTGCAGATGTGATTGCGCTCATCCACCATTCTGTATGGCGTCTTCATGGCGAGAATTGTGCTCCTGGCCGATGCGTGCGTCAACGGAACTGGCTCATTGCAAGATGAAATCCGTTATGGGGAGGTCGCCGAGGCCCTACGCATACTGGAGGATGCAAGAAGTCACTCGCTAGCTGCAGCGAACCTGCTCCAGTCGCTAATGCAGGTCTTGGAGAAGCATCGCGCTTAGTAGCAGATCTCACGGGTATCCGCACCGCTGCAACTGGGGGGAGCCTCTACTACTCGTACTCCTGCCACCAGTACAACCCCGGTTATGAGTGTTGCGACCGCGCAGATGTACCAGAGGCCCGATACACTGTCACTCTCGGGGACTCCTAACCCCGTGGACGCGAACAGAAGCGGCCCGCTGGGTGCTGTTCCGGACCAAACGCCTGTCACGACAGGTCAGTCGTCATATGGCAATCAGCTGGCTCAGAGTCTCGAGGAGCTAGTAGATATTGATGGTTTCCAGTGGGATGATCTTTTTTCTGGTATGGATGGCTCTACATTTTTCTAATCCCAGATCGGCAGCTCTGTCATGCTATGAGATAACGGTGACTGTTCCAAACATAGAGTATAATTTGATTTGCCTATAATCTAAAGCATCTAAAATTATATCATTGATTGGTCTTCGCATTGCGCTGATAGGGTGCTCGGTTTCTTAGTAAATAGTTTCTACTGAAGCAAACTATATATTTAATTCCGACTGGCATTAATATATTCTGAGAGTAACCATCTCTCACACGCCATGCTtcccatttcttttttcttctttccctgtttcTATTTtgcttttcgttttctttcatATTTCTGGAACCCACTCTTCCCAAGCACGTTTACAATCCGACTCCGTTCCGAAGCCAAGCGCCGCTGTGCGTCTGAAATAGCACCAGTAGTCAAATTCCAACGGATCCAAATTGAACTCGTCGTGGTCGTCGTCGCTATTCTCTCCAATattctcctcgaccttctccgcGACACTCCAAATACAATCAATCGCCCACGTGAGCCAAATCGGCGGAGGTGGGAACTTGCGGAAATATTCAATCCATTGGGCTTCgcccattccttctttaGCGCTCCAGGCAGAATACATCATTAAATAAGATTCGCCGGAGCCGATACGCCAGGAAATCTCAAATGGGTGTATGTCTGGGAACGTGACGTATGGGGGAGGAACCGCTCCATGTTCGGCGACTAGTTTGTTGATTTCTTCCTCGTACGGTGCGTCATCGCTCATTCTAATGTCTTGTTAGCTCTCGCGGAAGCGCATTGCGATGCGCTGAGCTGGTACATGAATCTGCAGAGTCTTGAGCAGCTCTTCATAGTTTAAGCCGAATCTTTCTGGCGCGGTAATCGCCTGGTACGACCTATGTCGACACGTACGTGGAAGTGCCAGGTGTGAATTAATTAAACGTCCCAAGCCTGGTTCTGGATCCTGGGAACCTAATGACTAATCGCATCAGCGCTTTCCTACTGGCTCACGCGAGACACACCGTGTAGGGTATAAGGCGTTGATGAGTGCCGCGGCTACTAGAAGATCAACGAGATCGACGGGAGAGTCAAAGCAGCATTCAAGTACAGCGAACCAATTATGCAAGCGAGCATTCTGGTGTCGGGTGCGATTATATACAGATAATTGACTAACTGCTATCTTGTTCGCTCACCCTGACTGTCTCGCACATTTCCATTGTAATACTGATGTGTTGCTGCCCGACTGTACATACAGGACTAGCAAATTACTACATGCTACTTCTTGATATATTGGCCAGTACCTGGCAATGATCTTTATATATTACATTTGCGTTCGTATCAGGCGAAATAGAAGAGACTATTCATGTGCCTAGGGGTACTTTATACGGGCGACTTTCCTGTGGTCCTAACTAATAGGTGCCGCGACTGGCTTTCTTCATTTAAAGCGCTTCTTTGCATGTGGCATATTAGTAAAGGAGTTCTCCAGCGCTGTCATCAGTTCTTTAGCTCGAAGAATGGCCAAGGAACGGATGAAGTGGATGAAATGGCGTGGGATTAGTTCTATTCTGGGTGGCATACAGCTTTGGCATCTCAGAACGAAATGACGCTCTAGGGGCGCCTGGCCTAGGTTTGAACTTGAATATGGCGATCTGTATTTCGACTCGGCATGGTACATCAAGATATAATGGCTTGATCCGCATATGGAGATGAGCGTTATAGCATGGGTGGACAAGCACTTGGCTTTCGGCATGTGTCGAGTTACGTCGACCGTTGACTCACTGATTCCACCTTCGATTTTTATCTCCAGTCTTTAGAGATTTGCTCAGAGTGCAACCCTGACTGTAGGTTTTCAGGCTGGCACCGCCGCCAGACGGCGCCTGCCTCTGGGTTCGGTCCCATAAAATAACATCCCAGAGGGCGAACGACGTGCTGCAACACGATGTCGGCGCCTTGATCATACAACACTCCTATATTGTCTTCCATCCACGCAAAGCTTGGATAATAGGGCAGAGAAGCGTACTGGGTAACGTAGTCCCGATCATGATTCTGCAGGTTACACATGATCTTAAAGCCAAAATGCTTCGATCCCATATATAGCAACACTTGTGCATACAGGTTTGCCATGCGTATGGGAGGGTTTTGGTTCGCAGCCGAGTTCACTTCTATACTGCCGCCCTGGTCATCACCATCCTTCCGGCATTTGATGGAGAGAATCTTGGTGCTGGCGATGGTGCTGTTCCCGCCGGTCGAGAGCATACAGTAGCCCAGCTTCCTGGCTGGCGGCTGGGACGTCAACATGTTTCGCCACGACGCGCATTCTCGGAGATAAGGGTTGTTCTCCCGGGCCTTTGCATTGGCGTTAGGATCTTGTCCGTCGTGGTCGATGAAGTCGTTGTTGGCCATGCTCAGCTGGTACACAGGCATGGACTTGAAATTACTCATGCCGTTGTAACTGATGTCCTCGAAAAGATAGTCGTAGCAACCTTCGTCGGGTGCTAGACCCTGGATAGGGAACGGGCAGCCAATGTCGTAAACGGGGGTAAAGAAAGGCGGGAAGTGTTTCTCCAGCAGTGGGTTGACGACGGTATTTGTGTCCGATGCGTCCCGGTCGTCTTCGGGCAGCAGAAAAAGCGCCCGCTGCAGGCGTGGAGACTTTGTAATCAGGCTGTTCCATGCCCTACAGACTCGTATTGCCGAGACGAGGAGGGTTTGCATGtcaagatggaggagaatcTGCTCAAGCAGCTCGGATGTGCTGATTCGATGTATTCCTCTTGTCTCTGCTTTGGTGCGTTCCTTTCTGTCAAGCCGCAGGCAACCCTCTCTTGACCCGTCCGATTCCACGGGGCACGGTGTGTTTGGCATGTCGTCGTAAGACAGTTTTTTATGAGGTCAGTTAGGCGACGTGAGTGGCATTCGCAGTTTCGCTGGGGACGAGCTGGACATTAAACTAATGAATTGCCTGCCAGGCAACCAACGAACTATCTATGCCCATTGCCAAGCATACTAAATATGGCGACCTACCACTTTATTCCTACATCTATAACTAACGCCATACAAGATTCAATCAATCGTAATTATCTCTTTCCAGCTGCGAACATAAAGAACGTGGTACCATGGAAAGCTTCACACAGATTGCCATAATGTGGCCAGCCATATCCCACGTGGACCTCGCCCACTGCGTGCACAGTGCATTCAGGAGGAATTCCCCTACCAGAAGCAGCTTTTTCGTATTATGGACCGTGAATCGGATTATGGTAACAGTGGCGTTTTGCCAACCTCGTATACGGCGAGTCTGCCTTGCGGCTTGGCGACGCTTATTCATTTGTTGGCTCCTCAACAGGCTCCCACTTAGGCTGCATTTAACAGTTCTATAGGTGCCCACCACGCGCAACAGGTTCATTCCCACATGGACAAAATACAATTATCACAAGATGCCTTTAATCGCCTGGCCAGGGCAGGCCTCCATGACAGCATAGTCGGCTGTCTCGTGGGGTCCGCCCTGGGCGACGCGGTCGGTCTCTACACCGAGTTCCTCTCCGGCGACATGTCGGCCGCCGCATATCCCGCGCGCAAGTTTGTGCTCTCCCCACAGTCGCAGGCGACTCCATTTCGCCGAGACTCGCACCGAGGACCACATCGACCCGGCGAGTGGACCGACGATACGGACCACGCCATGCTACTGCTGCTCTCCTTCCTGCACACGGACCTCAAAACTCTCGACCCAACGGACTTTGCAGCCAGACTGCATGTCTGGGTGCAGTTTGGCTTTCTGCCGCTCGATACCCTGCCGCTGGGGCTGGGACGCGCGGTGGGTGCCATCGTGCGGACAAAGACCTATCTCGACGACCCGGAGGCGGCAGCCCGGCGGCACTGGACTAACTGTAAGTACAACGTGGCGCCCAATGGCAGCCTCATGAGAACGCATCCGCTGGGGCTGGTATGTCTCGACAGGAACTTGGACGAGACGTTTGACCTGGGAGCCGCCTTTTCGGTCGTGACGCACGTCGACCCGCGCTGTGTGGCCTCGTGCGCCATTGGCACGGCGCTCGTGCGCGGACTGGTGCTGCGAGAGATTCACACAGAGGCAGACATCGATTCCATGATCGGCGCGGCCATTCACTGGTATGCGAAGTACCGGGTTCGGGCGTTGCAAGAGCACCCGGAACGGCGAGACGAGCCAGACTTGGACGTTTCGGAGCTGCGCCGACACGCCAAGGTAGAGAGCCTCGACGATTTAGAGCTAGACGACAGTGGTAAGATTGGCTACGTATACAAGACTCTGGGCGCAGGCGTGCACCTCCTCCGTCTCGCCATGCGTGATACTGCAACCGGCATGCTCACATCCCGGGCACTGGCGTTTGAGCCGCTCATCACAGACCTAATCATGCGAGGCGGCGACGCTGACACCAATGCCTGCTTTGCGGGCGCTCTGCTGGGCGCTTATTTGGGCTACGCTAATCTGCCGCTTAACTGGCGCAATGGGCTGCGACACGGCGAGTGGTTGCTGGGTAAGGCTGAGGGCCTGAGCCAGATGTTGGGCGTCGCAGATGGCGAGTATGTCGGGTCGGCAGACCGGGAGACGGCGCGGGACGGCGGGCGAGGTGGGATGCCTTCTGAGGCTGAtaatggagaggaaggtaaTGGTGCTGCAGGCATGGATGGCGGAGCAAGAGCAAGAGGCCAAGCGGAGAGCCAGCAAACTGGAGGACAAGGGTTGGTTCAAGTGGAGGAAGTAGCCATGAGCATACACACCATTGTGGACATGTAGTCACAGAGTTTCGTTTGTTTACAATGGAAGAAGTCAAATAATTGGCCGACGCCTACCAAGATTCCAATCGCGTGGAGGATTCAGCTTTCAAGTGACTGTACTCTTCATCCGTAGAGGAAGGTTCAGCAGGCTAATGGACTTCATAATTACCTCAAAAGCtatatttaaatatatcTATGAGCAGAATACAAGTCCCCAATCTCGATCTAACTACACCCAGGGATGAATTCCTCTACGCTCCTCTGCGAACCCTCCCAAGATAGCCCCATATCCTTGACTAACTGTCCTAGCTTCGTGTTAAACCCACTGATCATGCCCTATTTCCTTGCAGAATGACCAAATCGTGGTGTCCCGCAGCCCTTGCACCAACCAGTCATTCAGTAACTGTGGAAACAACGGCAGGTGTTCTTCTAGCGAGTTATCATGAGCAAGAAGAACTACCACGTTACCTGCAGCATCCAATTCTTGGATTTTAGCCACTGTATCGATAGCTTCAGCATAATCAGGGAAGAACTGCCCACGGGCCAGGTGGTAGAAGGGCTCATTGGGGCTCTTCCAAGATGCCAACTGCATCAGCAGATCTCCTGGACATCCGCCGCAGCCCACTGGATCTCCCCTGGGTAGTGGccggggaagaggaagatactGCGACGGCCGCAACACGCCAGGGTGATGGCAGGCGTCAGCGCCCATGAAGACAAACGAGGGCGGATAGGCTGTCGTGCGGGCGAGGGCACACATATGTCCCGCAGTATGGCCTGGAGCGTCTAGAAGGTAGAAGGAGCCATCACCAAAATAGTCAAAAGCGGCCAAGCGGCCGATCCGGAGGCCAGTGTTGTCAAAGTTTATTTCACGAATCTCGCGACCCACGGCGTCACTGTCCAGGACAGTGCCATCGGGACGGGACGGGTCGCCGGTGTGGTCGAAATGGTTGTGAGACCACACGATGGCCTCAATGTCAGAACTGCGATTGTCAACCCACTGGTGTCGCTGTCGAGCACTGATGCGACGTCCCTGTCGCATGAGGTAATCTCCGTGGTGGCTGTGAGGAGCCGCACGATCTGGGGCGCATAATTCTGCCAGTCGATTCGCACACCCAAGTCAAAAACAAGGTGGCGATCGCCATGcgagaggaggaagcagTAGGAGGGCACGCGCGGTCCGTCACTAGGGATGGCTGGCTCGTAGAAGGCCCCGGGCTTCAGGTAAAGGTATGTATTACTATAGATCAAGGGAGTTAGGTGGATGTGTCGGGAGAAACATGGACCTGACTTACGTATCTATCACCCGGACGTCCACAGTCGAACAGGATGCCGGGATCTGATGGAAGGGTGGAGTTAACTGACGACAAGGCGGTGCAAAGTTCGACGAGTCCATTGTGGGACACGGGGTTATACTGCGGAACCGGTGGTGGTAGCACTTCTAAGGAAGAGCTTTGATAATGGCAATTCGTACTTATATTGAGAGGGGGGAAGGTTTATCAATAGTGTAGGGAGGGCCTTGACAGAATGTGTGGATATGGGCGATAGTACGCTATATATACACCTGTCGAAGCAACGCTTGCCACATCGAGGAAACAGAACCAGCTGAATACTTCGTGAACTAAGGCACTTTTGGTGGGCCTTGAAAACCAGCTTAGGTAGCAATTTCAGCTGATTTGAAAAGGATAGGGGGTAGGGCCCACACATATCATGCATACGCCGTGACCCTATTGTCAAACGAGAAAATACCAACAATAGCAGGAACATAGACAACCAGAGTCGAATGTTTAAGTCTAGTTTGATTAACGGAACATCCCAATTTTAGACTGTTGGCCCCTTGATGAAAAGTAGTCTACTGAGTAGCAGGGTTGAGCACTCCAATTGTCTTCTAATTTTCCAAAAGATGCCCCGATATGACCCCAGTCGGATTAGAGAGCATTCTTAACACCTGGCAGGGCAGGGTATCTCTCGAGGTGTGTTTGTGAAGGCCTGGATTTTACTTTGGGGAGTTTCTCTTCCATGCTTATCTGGAAGTAGGTAGTAACATCTATCGCCTACATGTACTTGTAAGCATCAGCTGGCCCTTAGGTAGCCTGTTCGCCTGCTCTACTTTGGATCCGCCTTGTCCCGGTCTGATCCCTCCTTCCGTCTCGTAATATTGCAATAAAACCCGCGCtgcttgaagaaaaagccgTTCTCCACCGAAAACCTCTCCGGAtcaatgatcttcatctATAGTATCCTATTAGCAACCACCTAATTCAACACCGGGTCAATATCCTCAATAAAGCGAGAACTCACGTCGTATTTTAACACCAAGAAGGGAACTAATCTTTTCAGTTCAAGTATCCCAATATACTTGCCAAGACAGACACGCCGTCCGGCATCAAACTGCCCCAGTTAGCTACTCAGCCATGAGTCGAATTAGTTAGCAAAGGGTTGACACTTACCGTAGGAACGCTCTGCTCGAGCCTCTTGCGCCCTTCCCCCTCAAGCCATCTCTCTGGCCTCCACTCCTCGACATCGGGCCCGAATGTTTCCGCGTGTCGATTTACCACGTAGGGGTTCCCACCAACTAAAGTTCCTTCAGGCAGATAGTGATTCAGGACTGTGACGCCGCCAGCAGGGACAACACGCCCGAGGACAAGTGCGAAGGGGGGGTGCAGACGGACAGCTTCTTGAATACAAGCATCGAGATAAGGGAGGTCGCAGACTTCGTTCCATTTCGGGTAGGGGAGGGTGAGATTCGCTGTTATGAGTTCACTGGATAGAGCTTGGAGAGTGGCGGGGTGGGTAAGAAGATTGTCTATTGAATTTAGAAATGTTGGTGTGCGGCATTGAGAGGTGTGATTGCGATAACTTGGACTCACTTATTGTATACCAGCGGAGTGGCTTAAACTGCATAGTTAAGCTAATTTCGTGTTCTAGACTGCGCCTTGCCCTCTGCCTAGCCTTGCTTTACCGCGCGGGCAATGTCTACACATCCGTCTCCACAGAACCGCCACCCGCTATTGGTGTCCACAGCAGTCTGTAAGGCTTTTACCTTTTGATAATGTGCCGCTACCTCCTGCTCTGTAAACCTGGATCTATTCACCATGCATATACAAAAGAGTTGAATAAGGATTGGTATCCTGGTGGTAAGGGAGCTCATTAGTAACCGTAGCTGCAGGATTTGTGATCTAGGTTCAAAGAAAGGGTCAATAGCGTGGATAGCGTGACGGCTACTTACAGAACTGCTATAGAGCCACCAAGACAGACCAATGACATATCATACGTTTGGCTACGCGCACTGCGACACCGGTAGCGTCCACCGCTTTTGTTGTAGCATAGAGCGCCATGCCTTTCGTTTTTGAATCCAAGAGTCTTCAATAGTAATGTGATGCTGGTCGCCACGGCAGCCAGGGTTAGGGTAAGCAGGGCGACAAACTGAACCAGCCATACTGTAGGTGGGCGTGGGTTGGTGGGTGAATGGGAATGCCTCAGCGATGGGAACACTGTAAGTATATGTGCACCAGCCTTGGAAAGCGAATCGATTAAGTTAGCCTTCCGGTCATTCATTCACATGTGGACCACCAATTATGGTTGTAGATATGAATCGCATGGTGATAGACCCACACAGAGCTCGTTGACAATGGCGAAGGGCACGAGGCCGGGGACAGATTTGGAGACCAGAATGGCCGTTGTGCTACCAAGCAAGATGAAGGACAAAAGCCAGCGCAGCATCCCCCAGTAGCTAATCAAAGTGTAGTAGTCAGATATTGAGTATATATGACCAGATACACCTCCCGCTTCAGACTCTCCGGTACGGTTAACTCGATTGTCTCCGGAGCTGCATTTGCAGACATTCCCCGGTGTGTACTGTCCATGAGGGAATGGTGTTCTTCATTGCCTTCCTTGATGTTCA from Aspergillus oryzae RIB40 DNA, chromosome 1 encodes the following:
- a CDS encoding fungal specific transcription factor domain-containing protein (predicted protein); translation: MSYFLQRLRLAEIPRGIVDHTPMAVTSAGGASYYTHVTAIDFELDQMIHDIPSFFHLDTYKCSSDSTTSGIFIQAYLPSSVIHTQRCKLYLTYSRILHPDRTTTWPTRPHETCLKSARQLIRAEAQLERAQHPFVQM
- a CDS encoding uncharacterized protein (predicted protein), which encodes MSDDAPYEEEINKLVAEHGAVPPPYVTFPDIHPFEISWRIGSGESYLMMYSAWSAKEGMGEAQWIEYFRKFPPPPIWLTWAIDCIWSVAEKVEENIGENSDDDHDEFNLDPLEFDYWCYFRRTAALGFGTESDCKRAWEENRERRKKKWEAWR
- a CDS encoding ADP-ribosylglycohydrolase family protein (predicted protein), with protein sequence MEENLLKQLGCADSMYSSCLCFDAFNRLARAGLHDSIVGCLVGSALGDAVGLYTEFLSGDMSAAAYPARKFVLSPQSQATPFRRDSHRGPHRPGEWTDDTDHAMLLLLSFLHTDLKTLDPTDFAARLHVWVQFGFLPLDTLPLGLGRAVGAIVRTKTYLDDPEAAARRHWTNCKYNVAPNGSLMRTHPLGLVCLDRNLDETFDLGAAFSVVTHVDPRCVASCAIGTALVRGLVLREIHTEADIDSMIGAAIHWYAKYRVRALQEHPERRDEPDLDVSELRRHAKVESLDDLELDDSGKIGYVYKTLGAGVHLLRLAMRDTATGMLTSRALAFEPLITDLIMRGGDADTNACFAGALLGAYLGYANLPLNWRNGLRHGEWLLGKAEGLSQMLGVADGEYVGSADRETARDGGRASC
- a CDS encoding uncharacterized protein (predicted protein); the protein is MDSSNFAPPCRQLTPPFHQIPASCSTVDVRVIDTNTYLYLKPGAFYEPAIPSDGPRVPSYCFLLSHGDRHLVFDLGVRIDWQNYAPQIVRLLTATTEITSCDRDVASVLDSDTSGLTIAVLTLRPSCGLTTISTTPATRPVPMALSWTVTPWVARFVK
- a CDS encoding uncharacterized protein (predicted protein); the encoded protein is MQFKPLRWYTINNLLTHPATLQALSSELITANLTLPYPKWNEVCDLPYLDACIQEAVRLHPPFALVLGRVVPAGGVTVLNHYLPEGTLVGGNPYVVNRHAETFGPDVEEWRPERWLEGEGRKRLEQSVPTFPSWC